Proteins from a genomic interval of Dama dama isolate Ldn47 chromosome 1, ASM3311817v1, whole genome shotgun sequence:
- the LOC133051521 gene encoding olfactory receptor 2AG1, translating into MEHWNSTLGSGFILMGILNDSASPEMICATITVLYMLALTSNGLLLLAITMDAQLHVPMYLLLGQLSLMDLLFTSVVTPKAFMDFLLRENTISFGGCALQMFLALTLGGAEDLLLVFMAYDRYVAICHPLNYMVLMRLRVCWLMVATSWILASFSAIVYTVYTMHYPFCKAREISHLLCEIPPLLKLACADTSRYELMVYVMGVTFLIPPLVAILASYTLILLTVLHMPSNEGRQKALVTCSSHLTVVGMFYGAATFMYVLPSSLHSPKQDNIISVFYTIVTPALNPLIYSLRNKEVMGALRRILGKYMLWTHS; encoded by the coding sequence ATGGAGCACTGGAACTCCACCCTGGGAAGTGGCTTCATATTGATGGGGATTCTGAATGACAGTGCGTCTCCTGAGATGATCTGTGCTACAATCACAGTGCTATACATGCTGGCCCTCACCAGCAATGGCCTTCTGCTCCTGGCCATCACAATGGATGCCCAGCTCCATGTGCCCATGTACCTCCTGCTTGGGCAGCTCTCTCTCATGGACCTCCTCTTCACATCTGTTGTCACCCCCAAGGCCTTCATGGATTTTCTGCTCCGTGAAAACACCATCTCCTTCGGGGGCTGTGCCCTTCAGATGTTCCTGGCACTGACCCTCGGTGGTGCAGAGGACCTCCTACTGGTCTTCATGGCCTATGACAGGTATGTGGCCATTTGTCATCCTCTGAACTACATGGTCCTCATGAGGCTGAGGGTCTGCTGGCTCATGGTGGCCACATCCTGGATTTTGGCATCCTTTAGTGCCATTGTATATACTGTGTACACCATGCACTATCCCTTTTGCAAAGCCCGTGAGATCAGCCACCTGCTCTGTGAGATTCCACCTCTGTTGAAGTTGGCCTGTGCAGATACTTCCAGATATGAACTCATGGTGTATGTGATGGGTGTGACCTTCTTGAttcctcctcttgttgctatccTTGCCTCCTACACACTAATCCTACTTACTGTGCTCCACATGCCCTCAAATGAAGGGAGGCAGAAAGCCCTGGTCACCTGCTCTTCCCACCTGACTGTGGTCGGGATGTTCTATGGAGCTGCCACATTCATGTATGTTCTGCCCAGTTCCCTCCACAGCCCCAAGCAGGACAACATCATCTCTGTCTTCTACACGATTGTCACCCCAGCCCTGAACCCTCtcatctacagcctgaggaatAAAGAGGTCATGGGAGCCTTAAGGAGAATCCTGGGAAAATATATGCTGTGGACACACTCCTGA